From a region of the Paraburkholderia hospita genome:
- the murG gene encoding undecaprenyldiphospho-muramoylpentapeptide beta-N-acetylglucosaminyltransferase, translating into MTMQQRTLMVMAGGTGGHVFPGLAVAHLMQAWGWRVVWLGNPAGMEATLVPKHGIPMEYVQFGGLRGKGMKTKLMLPVNLLRACMQSLSVLRRVKPDVVLGMGGYITFPAGVMTALSGTPLVLHEQNSIAGLANKVLAKLAKRVLVAFPDALPHAEWTGNPIREELARTPAPKARYAARSGPLNVLVVGGSLGAAALNEVVPRALAQLAPQERPRIVHQAGAKHIDALRANYEAAGIATGDDVQLVPFIDDMTSAYANADLVICRSGAMTVAEIAAVGVAAFFVPFPYAVDDHQTTNAAFLADHGAALLVQQRDLSVDNLADWLRSQTRASLADMAERSRSLAKPDATEQVAQICATVAGVTPSLSPEGKQQ; encoded by the coding sequence ATGACGATGCAACAACGCACGCTGATGGTGATGGCGGGAGGCACCGGGGGACACGTGTTCCCGGGCCTCGCCGTCGCGCACCTGATGCAGGCGTGGGGCTGGCGCGTCGTGTGGCTCGGCAATCCCGCCGGCATGGAAGCGACGCTCGTCCCGAAACACGGCATTCCGATGGAGTACGTGCAGTTCGGCGGCCTGCGCGGCAAGGGCATGAAGACCAAGCTGATGCTGCCCGTGAATCTGCTGCGCGCGTGCATGCAGAGTCTCTCGGTGCTGCGTCGCGTGAAGCCTGATGTCGTGCTCGGCATGGGCGGCTACATCACGTTCCCTGCGGGCGTGATGACAGCATTGAGCGGCACGCCGCTCGTGCTGCACGAACAGAATTCGATCGCCGGTCTCGCGAACAAGGTGCTCGCGAAGCTCGCCAAGCGCGTGCTCGTCGCGTTTCCGGACGCGTTGCCGCATGCGGAATGGACGGGAAATCCAATTCGTGAGGAACTTGCGCGCACGCCAGCACCCAAAGCACGCTACGCGGCGCGTAGTGGTCCGCTGAACGTGCTGGTGGTGGGCGGCAGCCTGGGTGCGGCGGCATTGAATGAAGTGGTGCCTCGCGCGCTGGCGCAACTCGCACCGCAAGAGCGTCCGCGCATCGTGCATCAGGCGGGCGCGAAACATATCGACGCATTGCGCGCGAACTACGAAGCAGCGGGGATCGCGACGGGCGACGATGTGCAACTCGTGCCCTTCATCGACGACATGACGAGCGCCTATGCGAACGCCGATCTCGTGATCTGCCGTTCGGGCGCGATGACGGTCGCCGAGATCGCGGCGGTGGGCGTGGCGGCATTCTTCGTGCCGTTCCCGTACGCCGTCGACGATCACCAGACAACTAACGCAGCGTTTCTCGCCGATCACGGCGCGGCGCTGCTCGTGCAACAACGCGACCTGTCGGTGGATAACCTCGCCGACTGGTTGCGCAGCCAGACGCGGGCGTCGCTCGCGGATATGGCGGAGCGTTCGCGCTCGCTCGCGAAACCCGATGCCACCGAACAGGTCGCGCAGATCTGCGCAACGGTGGCAGGCGTGACACCGAGCCTGAGCCCGGAAGGAAAGCAGCAATGA